CGGCGGCAACGGCGTTGTTGCCGAGGCTGTCGATGGAGGCGTCCTGAATTTCAACGTTGCTGCGTCATCATTGCACGGCGATCTTCGCGCCGACGGCACGTCACAGCTGAACGCCGCGCTTTCCAACAACGCCAGCATCACCGGCGCCATGACCAACGTCACCAGCGTGGCGCTGGACGCGGCCACCTGGAACATGACCGGCAATTCCACCGTTGGCCGGCTCGATCTCGGCAGCGGCACGGTGTCGCTGGGCAACGGCACAACCTTCAACACCCTCAACGTCGCGGGCAACTTCAGCGGCAACGGCGGCACCCTCGCCTTCAACACCGCACTGGCTGGCGACACCGCGGCCACCGACAAACTGATCATCGGCGGCGACACCAGCGGCAGCGCCAACGTGCGCGTCAACAACGTGGGCGGTGCCGGCGCACAGACCGACAAGGGCATCGAGCTGATCCGGGTGGGCGGAGCCTCCAATGGCCAGTTCAACCTGGCCGGCCGTGCCGTGGGTGGCCAGTACGAGTACTTCCTGTTCAAGGGCACTGGCGCCGATGGCAACTGGTACCTGCGCTCGCAGCTGCCGACCGCACCGGACCCCTGCGATACCGACCCCACCCTGCCCGAGTGCAATCCGGTGAATCCGGAGCCTGTGCTGCGCCCGGAGGGCGGTGCCTACCTGGCCAACCTGCAGGCGGCGCAGACCATGTTCCGCCTGGGCTATCACGACCGCCATGCCGGCCAGAACGGCGGCCGCGCCTGGGCGCGGGTGGATGGTTCGCGTACCGGCTTTGATGCGGTAAGCCAGCAGCTGGATGTGCAGGGCAACAGCCAGTCGCTCAGCGTCGGTGCCGATGTGTGGCGCAACGATGCAGGCAGCGGCGTGGGCGTGATGCTGTCCAGTGGCAATGCCACCAGCACGTCCACCAATGCACTTACCGGCTACTACGCGCGTGGCAAGGTCAAGGGCGAAGCACTGGGCGTGTATGGCACGTGGCGGGCGGGTAATGCCGTTGATCCGTATGCCGGCTTCTACGTGGATGGTTCGGTGCAACGTGCCCAGTTCCGCAACCGCGTGGAAGGCGTAGGCCTGGACGCGGAGCGCTACGACAGCCGCGGCTGGCAGGGCGCGATTGAAACCGGCTATGCGTTCCGTGTGGGCGGTGCACAGGCCGGCGGGATCTTCCTGGAGCCGCAGCTGCAGGTGGGCTACAACCGTTGGGACGACCTGCGCCACACCGAGGCCAATGGCACGGTAGTGACCACGCAGGATGCCGATGGGCTGTATGGCCGCGTGGGCCTGCGCTTGTCCGGCGTGACCCGCTGGGGCGATGGTGCCGCCGATGTGCAGCCGTATATCGCCGCCAACTGGCTGCATACCCGCGCCGAGTCCCAGGTGTGGATGGACGATGAGCGCGTGGATGCGCGCATTCCGCGCAGCCGTGCGGAGGTGAGCGCCGGTGCGTCGTTGAAGTTTGCCAACGGGTTCGGAGCGTGGGCCGGGTTGGCCCGGCAGCAGGCCAGTGGGTATCACCAGACCAGTGCGCAGCTGGGGATGAGTTACAGCTGGTGATGGCATGGAGCCGCCCTTGGGCGGCTCCATTTTTTGGGCGTCGCGGTGATCCTGGTGTGCGGGGAGCCGGCCAGCGGCCGGCACTACCGAGATCGTGCCGGAGCCGGCCGGCGGCAAGCATTACCGACATCGTGCCGGAGCCGGCCAGCGGCCAGCATTACCGAGATCGTGCCGGAGCCGGCCGGCGGCAAGCATTACCGACATCGTGCCGGAGCCGGCCAGCGGCCGGCAATACCGGGGTCGCACGGGAGCGCCGGGTCAGGCGGGGCGCGCGTCGTCGGGGATGGCCGCCTCGGGCAGCGTTGGCTGGGCGTTGTCGACGGTCATCAGGGCGTCGCTGCGCAGCAAGGCGCGGGCTTCGGCTTCGCTGGCCACCGCCGGCGGCGAGCCGCGCAGCGGCAGGCGCGCGGTTTCGGTGACGAACAGCATGGTGATGATGCCAATGACCGCTGCACCCATCAGGTAGTACGCCGGCACCAGTGGGTCGCCGGTGCGCTCGACCAGCCACGCGGTGACCAGCGGCGTGGTGCCACCGAACAGCGATACCGAGACATTGAAGGCAATCGACAGCGCGCTGTAACGCACCGGGGTGTAGAACAACGCCGGCAGCGTGGAGGGCATCGAACTGGTGAAGCACACCAGGGCCAGGCCCAGCAGCATCAGGCCCAGGAAGATCAACCAGTCGTTGCCGGTACCGATCAGTTTCAGGCACGGAATGGCCAGCGCGAACAACGCGATGCACGCGCCGATGATCATCGGGCGGCGGCCAAGCTTGTCACTGAACAGGCCGCCGACCACGTTGAGCGGCATCATCACCAGCATCACGATGATGATCAGCAGCAGGCCCTTGCTTTCGGCGTAGCCCATGGTGACGCTGAGGTAGCTGGGCATGTAGGTGAGCAGCATGTAGTCGGTGACGTTGAACACCAGCACCAGGCCCACGCACTTGAGCAGCTGCGGCCAATGCACGCGGAACAGCGCACCCAGGCCGGGGCGCTCGTTGTCGCGCTTGTCGGCCTCTTCGGCATAGGCCCGGAACGCCGGGGTCTCTTCGAGCTTCATGCGCATGTACAGGCCCAGCAGGCCCAGCGGACCGGCCACCAGGAACGGGATGCGCCAGCCCCAGTCCAGCATCTGCGCGCTGCTCAACGCCATATGCAGCGCCGTCACGGTGCCCGCGCCGGCGATGTAGCCGCCCAGCGTGCCGAACTCCAGCCAGCTGCCCATCAGGCCGCGGTTGCGGTCGGTGGAATACTCGGCGATGAAGGTGGCCGCGCCGCCATACTCGCCACCGGTGGAGAAGCCCTGCACCAGCCGCGCCAGCAGCAGCAACGCCGGGGCCCACAACCCGATGCGCTCATAGGACGGAATCAAACCGATGCTGAAGGTGCCCAGCGCCATCAGAATCATGGTGAAGGCCAGCACTTTCTGGCGGCCGTACTTGTCGCCCAGCGGCCCGAACACCAGGCCGCCCAATGGACGCACCAGGAAGGCCACGGTGAACGTGGCGAAGGTGGCGATCAGCTGTGCGGTCGGATTGCTGGCGGGAAAGAACACCTGCCCCAGGGTGACCGCGATGTAGCCGTACACACCGAAATCGAACCACTCCATCGCATTG
This is a stretch of genomic DNA from Stenotrophomonas rhizophila. It encodes these proteins:
- a CDS encoding autotransporter outer membrane beta-barrel domain-containing protein; translated protein: MLPNDLATGLAVFANSTIRATNGSTIIGDQNGIVVTDAGGAPGGTIADNTISLNGSHVTGLSGSGIVVHGTSLIDSTTVTVANGSTVTGGNGVVAEAVDGGVLNFNVAASSLHGDLRADGTSQLNAALSNNASITGAMTNVTSVALDAATWNMTGNSTVGRLDLGSGTVSLGNGTTFNTLNVAGNFSGNGGTLAFNTALAGDTAATDKLIIGGDTSGSANVRVNNVGGAGAQTDKGIELIRVGGASNGQFNLAGRAVGGQYEYFLFKGTGADGNWYLRSQLPTAPDPCDTDPTLPECNPVNPEPVLRPEGGAYLANLQAAQTMFRLGYHDRHAGQNGGRAWARVDGSRTGFDAVSQQLDVQGNSQSLSVGADVWRNDAGSGVGVMLSSGNATSTSTNALTGYYARGKVKGEALGVYGTWRAGNAVDPYAGFYVDGSVQRAQFRNRVEGVGLDAERYDSRGWQGAIETGYAFRVGGAQAGGIFLEPQLQVGYNRWDDLRHTEANGTVVTTQDADGLYGRVGLRLSGVTRWGDGAADVQPYIAANWLHTRAESQVWMDDERVDARIPRSRAEVSAGASLKFANGFGAWAGLARQQASGYHQTSAQLGMSYSW
- the proP gene encoding glycine betaine/L-proline transporter ProP — protein: MQDLHAAHAHFGWFKRRRHVQVDEVTVVDRPMLKKAVGAAALGNAMEWFDFGVYGYIAVTLGQVFFPASNPTAQLIATFATFTVAFLVRPLGGLVFGPLGDKYGRQKVLAFTMILMALGTFSIGLIPSYERIGLWAPALLLLARLVQGFSTGGEYGGAATFIAEYSTDRNRGLMGSWLEFGTLGGYIAGAGTVTALHMALSSAQMLDWGWRIPFLVAGPLGLLGLYMRMKLEETPAFRAYAEEADKRDNERPGLGALFRVHWPQLLKCVGLVLVFNVTDYMLLTYMPSYLSVTMGYAESKGLLLIIIVMLVMMPLNVVGGLFSDKLGRRPMIIGACIALFALAIPCLKLIGTGNDWLIFLGLMLLGLALVCFTSSMPSTLPALFYTPVRYSALSIAFNVSVSLFGGTTPLVTAWLVERTGDPLVPAYYLMGAAVIGIITMLFVTETARLPLRGSPPAVASEAEARALLRSDALMTVDNAQPTLPEAAIPDDARPA